From one Desulfitibacter sp. BRH_c19 genomic stretch:
- a CDS encoding phosphomethylpyrimidine synthase, with protein MSLLRNGQNGVVTKEMEEVAAQEKVSPEFIRQGVAEGKIVILKNANHSNAVPLAVGEGLRTKVSASVGLYGKDASIDHELEKIKAAVNAGTDAIMDLSVTGEIDAMRKEVLATVSKPVGTLPLYQAMANASRKNGSPLKMTVEDIFEAIEAQAAEGVAFLALHCGTTMDIVERAKREGRIDPLVSYGGSHLIGWMIHNQRENPLYENFDRVLEIAKKYDVTLSFADSMRPGCLADSLDGSQVQELVVLGELVQRTRDAGIQVMVKGPGHVPLNQVKTTIKLQKSLCKNAPYFVFGPLVTDTGVGHDHISAAIGGAVASWAGADFICYVTPAEHIGIPNTDQVREGVVAARIAAHCGDLAKGMPGAINWDLEMSIARKELDWDKQISLAIDPGTAQRIWKERSDDFSSKCTMCGQFCAMEIISQYLNTDTKYGC; from the coding sequence ATGTCTTTATTAAGGAATGGTCAAAATGGTGTTGTTACCAAAGAAATGGAAGAAGTAGCAGCACAAGAAAAAGTCAGTCCTGAATTTATCAGACAGGGAGTAGCTGAAGGCAAGATAGTTATACTTAAAAATGCTAATCACAGTAATGCAGTTCCCCTGGCAGTAGGTGAAGGATTGCGAACCAAGGTAAGTGCAAGTGTAGGTCTATACGGGAAAGATGCAAGTATTGATCATGAATTGGAAAAAATCAAGGCTGCTGTTAATGCTGGAACAGATGCCATAATGGACCTAAGTGTAACTGGTGAGATTGATGCCATGCGCAAGGAAGTACTTGCTACTGTTTCTAAACCAGTAGGAACACTTCCGTTATATCAAGCAATGGCTAATGCCAGTAGAAAAAATGGATCGCCTCTAAAGATGACAGTTGAAGACATTTTTGAAGCAATTGAAGCTCAAGCAGCCGAAGGAGTAGCTTTTTTGGCACTTCATTGTGGTACCACCATGGATATAGTAGAACGTGCAAAGAGGGAGGGAAGAATTGATCCCCTTGTAAGCTACGGAGGGTCACACCTCATAGGATGGATGATACATAATCAAAGGGAAAATCCATTATATGAAAACTTCGATAGGGTTTTAGAGATTGCAAAGAAATACGATGTAACTTTAAGTTTTGCTGATAGTATGAGACCTGGCTGTCTCGCTGATTCTTTAGATGGTTCTCAGGTTCAGGAATTAGTAGTCCTGGGAGAATTAGTACAGAGGACAAGAGATGCTGGTATTCAGGTAATGGTTAAAGGTCCCGGACATGTTCCACTTAATCAGGTAAAAACAACAATTAAGCTTCAGAAGAGCCTTTGTAAGAATGCACCATATTTTGTATTTGGTCCCTTAGTAACAGATACAGGTGTAGGTCATGATCACATAAGTGCTGCCATTGGTGGTGCAGTAGCCTCATGGGCTGGTGCAGACTTCATCTGTTATGTAACACCTGCTGAGCATATTGGAATTCCTAATACTGATCAGGTTCGAGAAGGAGTAGTGGCTGCTCGTATTGCTGCCCATTGCGGAGACTTGGCAAAGGGAATGCCAGGCGCTATAAATTGGGATCTTGAAATGTCCATTGCTAGGAAAGAACTTGACTGGGATAAGCAAATATCTCTTGCCATAGACCCTGGTACTGCACAAAGAATTTGGAAAGAGAGAAGCGATGACTTCTCATCCAAGTGTACCATGTGCGGACAATTCTGTGCTATGGAGATCATTTCACAATATTTAAATACTGATACTAAATATGGGTGTTAA
- a CDS encoding acetyltransferase, protein MIIRKAKIMDAESFWQMKSDLDKETKYMMYEPDERIRDIKRIENIINQSTSGDNLLLFAEDEGEIVGYISAQRGGLRRNKHTAYIVIGIRRAYQRKGIGTQFFDILNDWAKKSNIKRLELTVMCLNTGAKRLYEKYGFVIEGTKKCSMLVDGKYIDEYYMSRIL, encoded by the coding sequence TTGATAATACGCAAAGCTAAAATTATGGATGCAGAATCATTCTGGCAAATGAAATCTGATTTGGATAAAGAAACAAAATATATGATGTATGAACCAGATGAGAGAATAAGGGATATTAAACGAATTGAAAATATTATTAACCAGTCTACTTCAGGGGATAATTTATTGCTTTTTGCCGAAGATGAAGGTGAAATAGTAGGATATATATCTGCTCAAAGAGGTGGACTAAGAAGAAATAAGCATACAGCTTATATAGTTATTGGTATTCGTAGGGCATATCAACGCAAGGGTATTGGAACGCAATTTTTTGATATATTGAATGATTGGGCGAAAAAAAGTAATATTAAAAGGCTTGAATTAACTGTTATGTGTCTCAATACAGGAGCAAAGCGTTTGTATGAAAAATATGGATTTGTTATTGAGGGCACAAAAAAATGTTCAATGCTAGTTGATGGAAAATATATAGATGAATATTACATGTCAAGAATATTATAG